In Acidobacteriota bacterium, a single genomic region encodes these proteins:
- the secY gene encoding preprotein translocase subunit SecY yields the protein MADQENRALASIKNIFAIPDLRNRVLFMLGMLAVYRIGSWIPTPGINGEALQDAFTQNAGDSLLGFLDLFTGGNLRRFSIFAQGIMPYITASIILQLMTMVWPYLEKLSKEGELGRKKITQYTRYLTIVLSVFQSMATATFLLQSRIGNESIVIISPGLFIFLTVITLTTGTAFLMWLGEQITDRGIGNGISLIIFAGIVAGLPHSLAWCYHKITEGGLLTVVVLTVVMVFVVGFVVLVERGQRRIPIQYAKRVVGRKIMGGQSTFLPLRVNAGGVIAIIFASSILAMPQTLKFMIKTSWMEAIAQQISHGYPLYILLYALGIVFFTFFYVGIIYNPNEVADNIRKYGGFVPGIRPGKPTAELIDKIMTRLTFAASVYLVLVALLPDFLISGVQVRAFPWVGDWLYDHLPAFISQGLGVNFYFGGTSLLIVVGVAMDTVNQIESQLIMRNYDGFLKKGRIRGRRG from the coding sequence ATGGCTGACCAGGAAAACAGGGCGCTTGCGTCCATCAAGAACATCTTCGCCATCCCCGATCTCCGGAACCGCGTGCTGTTCATGCTGGGCATGCTGGCGGTCTACCGGATCGGGTCGTGGATCCCCACGCCCGGAATCAACGGCGAGGCGCTGCAGGATGCCTTCACCCAGAACGCGGGTGACTCGCTCCTGGGTTTCCTGGATCTGTTTACGGGTGGCAACCTTCGCCGTTTCAGTATTTTCGCCCAGGGCATCATGCCCTACATCACGGCGTCCATCATCCTCCAGTTGATGACCATGGTGTGGCCGTACCTGGAGAAGCTGTCCAAGGAAGGGGAACTGGGCCGGAAGAAGATCACCCAGTACACCCGGTACCTCACCATCGTGCTCAGCGTCTTCCAGTCCATGGCCACGGCCACCTTCCTGCTGCAGAGCCGGATCGGCAACGAGAGCATCGTCATCATCTCGCCGGGGCTCTTCATCTTCCTGACCGTCATCACCCTCACCACGGGGACGGCCTTCCTGATGTGGCTCGGCGAACAGATCACCGACCGCGGCATCGGCAACGGCATCTCCCTCATCATCTTCGCCGGCATCGTCGCCGGGCTGCCGCACTCCCTGGCCTGGTGCTACCACAAGATCACCGAGGGCGGGCTGCTCACGGTGGTGGTCCTGACCGTCGTCATGGTGTTCGTGGTGGGCTTCGTGGTCCTGGTGGAACGCGGACAGCGCCGGATTCCGATCCAGTACGCCAAGCGGGTCGTCGGCCGCAAAATCATGGGCGGCCAGAGCACCTTCCTGCCCCTGCGGGTCAACGCCGGCGGCGTCATCGCCATCATCTTCGCGTCGTCGATCCTGGCCATGCCCCAGACGCTGAAGTTCATGATCAAGACCTCCTGGATGGAGGCCATCGCCCAGCAGATCTCCCACGGCTACCCCCTCTACATCCTGCTCTACGCGCTGGGCATCGTCTTCTTCACCTTCTTCTACGTGGGCATCATCTACAACCCCAACGAGGTCGCCGACAACATCCGCAAGTACGGCGGCTTCGTGCCGGGGATCCGCCCGGGGAAACCCACGGCGGAACTCATCGACAAGATCATGACGCGGCTGACCTTCGCCGCCAGCGTCTACCTGGTCCTGGTGGCGCTGCTGCCGGACTTCCTGATCAGCGGCGTCCAGGTCCGGGCCTTCCCCTGGGTGGGAGACTGGCTCTATGACCACCTGCCGGCCTTCATTTCCCAGGGCCTGGGCGTGAACTTCTACTTCGGCGGCACCTCGTTGCTCATCGTCGTGGGCGTGGCCATGGACACGGTCAACCAGATCGAGTCCCAGCTCATCATGCGCAACTACGACGGTTTCCTGAAGAAGGGCCGCATCCGCGGGCGGCGGGGGTGA
- the rplO gene encoding 50S ribosomal protein L15, giving the protein MELHNLKRAHGANRNRKRVGRGPGSGHGKTACRGNKGQKSRSGYSHKIGFEGGQMPLYRRLPKRGFTNIFRKEFAVVNLDVLNRLPAGTEVTPELLRATGIVKNLKDGLKILGDGTLDKKLVVKAHKFSQTALDKIAAAGGTTEVING; this is encoded by the coding sequence ATAGAACTGCACAACCTCAAGAGGGCCCACGGGGCCAATCGCAATCGGAAGCGCGTCGGGCGAGGCCCCGGTTCGGGACACGGCAAGACCGCCTGCCGCGGCAACAAGGGGCAGAAGTCCCGCTCCGGCTACTCGCACAAGATCGGCTTCGAAGGCGGCCAGATGCCCCTCTACCGCCGCTTGCCGAAACGCGGCTTCACCAACATCTTCCGCAAGGAGTTCGCCGTCGTCAACCTGGACGTGCTCAACCGACTCCCCGCGGGGACCGAGGTGACGCCCGAGCTGCTCCGGGCCACCGGCATCGTGAAGAACCTCAAGGACGGCCTCAAGATTCTCGGTGACGGCACCCTGGACAAGAAACTGGTGGTCAAGGCCCACAAGTTCAGCCAGACCGCCCTTGACAAGATCGCCGCGGCGGGCGGAACCACCGAGGTCATCAATGGCTGA
- a CDS encoding adenylate kinase codes for MRRVLILLGAPGCGKGTQAQRVTERYGFPQISTGDILREAVRNGTEMGLRAKASMDRGELVPDAVVVGIIRDRVTREDCANGFILDGFPRTVGQADALAAILSPEDRTVVIHFRIDDEILLKRLTGRRNCVKCNAIYNVHFAPPAREGTCDACGEALRQRDDDRESVVAKRLEVFHASTAPLIPYYEARKLLLTVDASQDVDTVFENIRRTID; via the coding sequence ATGCGCCGCGTCCTCATCCTCCTCGGCGCCCCCGGCTGCGGCAAGGGCACGCAGGCCCAGCGGGTCACCGAGCGATACGGGTTCCCCCAGATCTCCACGGGCGACATCCTCCGCGAGGCCGTCCGGAACGGCACGGAGATGGGGCTCCGGGCGAAGGCGAGCATGGACCGGGGTGAACTCGTTCCCGACGCCGTCGTGGTGGGGATCATCCGGGACCGCGTGACCCGGGAGGACTGCGCGAACGGTTTCATCCTCGACGGCTTCCCCCGGACGGTGGGCCAGGCCGACGCCCTGGCCGCCATCCTGAGCCCCGAGGACCGCACCGTCGTCATCCACTTCCGGATCGATGACGAAATCCTGCTGAAACGCTTGACAGGGCGCCGGAATTGCGTAAAATGTAACGCTATTTACAATGTCCACTTCGCCCCCCCGGCGCGCGAAGGGACATGCGATGCCTGCGGGGAGGCTCTCCGGCAGCGGGACGACGACCGGGAGTCGGTCGTGGCCAAGCGGCTGGAAGTGTTCCACGCCAGCACCGCGCCCCTGATCCCCTACTACGAGGCGCGCAAGCTCCTCCTGACGGTGGACGCGTCCCAGGACGTCGACACGGTATTTGAAAACATCCGCCGCACGATCGACTGA
- the rpmD gene encoding 50S ribosomal protein L30, with translation MSPVSKDTKTIRIQYYRSMICTPKKHRLVVKSLGLRKLNHVVEREDTPAIRGMVAKIPHLVKIIE, from the coding sequence ATGAGCCCCGTTTCCAAAGACACGAAGACGATCCGCATCCAGTACTACCGCAGCATGATCTGCACGCCGAAGAAACATCGGCTGGTGGTCAAGAGCCTGGGGCTGCGCAAGCTCAACCACGTGGTCGAGCGGGAAGACACGCCGGCCATCCGCGGGATGGTGGCGAAGATTCCGCACCTTGTCAAAATCATCGAATAA